The following are from one region of the Jatrophihabitans telluris genome:
- a CDS encoding PLDc N-terminal domain-containing protein, whose product MLFLDGGAGLILLLLWLFCLIDVITTDADRCRNLPKVVWVLIVVLLFDIGCIAWLVAGHPWDSRKTSGLAYKGNKGRDLSSRYPEYERPGRFAATNPDDDDAFLAEVKARAERQREAYRAQRSEELRREQQRLLGRENEHGDD is encoded by the coding sequence ATGCTTTTTCTCGACGGGGGCGCCGGCCTGATCCTCCTGCTGCTGTGGTTGTTCTGCTTGATCGATGTCATCACGACCGACGCGGACCGGTGCCGCAACCTGCCCAAAGTGGTCTGGGTGCTGATCGTGGTTCTGTTGTTCGACATCGGGTGCATCGCGTGGTTGGTCGCGGGACACCCGTGGGATTCCCGGAAAACTTCAGGCCTTGCCTACAAGGGAAACAAGGGCCGGGACCTCTCGAGCCGCTACCCCGAATACGAACGTCCGGGCCGGTTCGCCGCGACGAATCCGGACGACGACGACGCGTTCCTGGCCGAGGTGAAGGCCCGGGCCGAGCGCCAACGCGAGGCGTATCGGGCCCAGCGATCCGAGGAACTTCGACGGGAACAACAGCGTCTGCTCGGCCGCGAGAACGAACACGGCGACGACTGA
- a CDS encoding alpha-ketoglutarate-dependent dioxygenase AlkB has translation MSVALQHCLWAESADPAPQPLVPGLTRQHLSEGAWVDLRRGWMDGADALFDDLAGSVDWHAERRPMYERVVDVPRLLAFYAEQVPLPHPALVQAKRVLDEHYQDELGEPFATAGLCLYRDGRDSVAWHGDRIGRGSSHDTMVAILVLGAPRPLLLRPRAGGPSLRFPLGHGDLIVMGGSCQRTWEHAIPKTAQPVGPRISVQFRPRGVR, from the coding sequence ATGAGCGTCGCGCTGCAGCATTGCCTGTGGGCGGAGTCGGCTGACCCGGCTCCGCAGCCGCTGGTCCCCGGCCTCACTCGCCAGCACCTGTCCGAGGGGGCATGGGTGGATCTGCGACGCGGCTGGATGGACGGCGCCGACGCCCTGTTCGACGACCTGGCCGGCAGCGTGGACTGGCACGCGGAGCGACGTCCGATGTACGAGCGGGTCGTCGACGTGCCCCGGTTGCTGGCCTTCTACGCCGAGCAGGTACCGCTTCCGCACCCCGCGTTGGTGCAAGCCAAGCGGGTACTGGACGAGCACTACCAAGACGAACTGGGCGAGCCCTTCGCCACCGCCGGGCTCTGCCTCTACCGGGACGGCCGGGACAGCGTGGCCTGGCACGGTGATCGGATCGGCCGCGGGTCCAGCCACGACACCATGGTCGCGATCCTGGTCCTCGGTGCCCCCCGTCCATTGCTCCTGCGGCCACGAGCGGGCGGTCCGAGCCTGCGCTTTCCCCTGGGCCACGGCGACCTGATCGTGATGGGCGGCAGTTGTCAACGCACCTGGGAGCACGCCATCCCCAAAACCGCACAGCCGGTCGGGCCGCGCATCAGCGTCCAGTTCCGTCCCCGCGGCGTCCGGTAA
- a CDS encoding DUF5994 family protein, translated as MSISEPIASVLTMPSAGDPAPAADGNTRIQLRADYVPGEPFGGWWPRSRSLAEELPAVIRALMVRGYDIRRVTYNMAAWDQNPPRKLVVDGRLVRLSGFRTQAADSIVLIDTTAWDTGTFPRLEVLVIPPTESGPTAERAVELAGRTGQRWTASDTMQ; from the coding sequence ATGTCCATTTCCGAACCCATTGCCTCCGTCCTGACGATGCCCTCCGCTGGTGATCCCGCCCCCGCCGCTGACGGGAACACGCGTATCCAGCTGCGGGCCGACTACGTCCCAGGTGAGCCCTTCGGTGGCTGGTGGCCGCGATCGCGTTCGCTGGCCGAGGAGCTACCGGCGGTCATCCGGGCGCTGATGGTCCGCGGGTACGACATCCGGCGCGTGACGTACAACATGGCGGCCTGGGACCAGAACCCGCCACGCAAGCTCGTCGTCGACGGCCGCCTCGTCCGGCTCAGCGGGTTCCGCACTCAGGCAGCCGACTCGATCGTCCTGATCGACACGACGGCGTGGGACACCGGGACGTTCCCGCGCCTGGAAGTGCTCGTGATCCCGCCGACCGAGTCCGGACCGACCGCCGAGCGCGCGGTCGAGTTGGCAGGCCGAACCGGTCAGCGCTGGACCGCCTCAGACACCATGCAGTGA